One region of Wyeomyia smithii strain HCP4-BCI-WySm-NY-G18 chromosome 3, ASM2978416v1, whole genome shotgun sequence genomic DNA includes:
- the LOC129730579 gene encoding zinc finger protein Noc — translation MVILEGAAMLQVGNNQYLQPDYMSPLPTTLDAKKSPLALLAQTCSQIGADSGNITVKSLVSPSEKTKKLSSSSASSTNSIENGPNSANSRSPSVKTEKSDSSPEIKLAFKPYEMNVLTTKVKSEDRPSSKMSSGSDVQNNNSVSHINHNEIKKDLRSSSRGSAESPGRAGSVHMKNNEASENGKSSPEGSSRKTSSPSDRDKTSSSPVVRPGPDMFPGKDMQGYKAGSYSINPMTGMPSPSGIDHTNPAFRPPFAGAFSHHHAAMLAAAYPGAAAAAAAAGANPYLSYTRVKTPSGGETLVPICKDPYCTGCQFSAHNHQMMMGGQCPAGCTQCDHQKYSLAMAMGTLPPGYPYPPAATQPGRPYMCNWVVGDSYCGKRFNTTDELLSHLRTHTANLSDPAALALQQQLMPLSGIFPPSSLHRGYPNPPLSPLSAARYHPYVKPGTLPAGLPGSPYGAAFNPAAFGQYYSPYAAALYSQRMGAAVHQ, via the exons ATGGTGATATTAGAAGGTGCAGCAATGTTGCAAGTTGGAAATAATCAGTACCTTCAGCCAGATTACATGTCACCGCTACCGACGACG CTGGATGCTAAGAAAAGCCCACTAGCTTTGCTAGCCCAGACATGCAGTCAAATCGGTGCTGATTCCGGCAACATAACCGTGAAGTCACTAGTATCACCGTCGGAGAAAACGAAGAAACTATCTTCGTCCTCGGCGTCTTCTACCAACTCGATTGAGAATGGGCCAAATTCAGCAAATTCTCGTTCGCCGTCGGTGAAAACAGAAAAGTCCGATTCGTCACCTGAAATTAAGTTGGCGTTTAAGCCATATGAAATGAATGTGCTTACCACGAAGGTGAAGAGCGAAGATCGTCCCTCATCGAAAATGAGTAGTGGAAGTGATGTGCAAAACAATAATAGTGTGAGCCATATAAACCATAATGAAATTAAGAAAGATTTGCGCTCGTCATCGCGCGGTAGTGCTGAATCTCCTGGGCGCGCGGGAAGTGTACACATGAAGAATAATGAAGCTAGTGAAAATGGGAAAAGTTCACCAGAGGGTAGTAGTAGGAAAACCAGTTCACCTAGCGATCGTGACAAAACATCTTCCAGTCCGGTTGTGCGACCGGGCCCAGACATGTTCCCAGGAAAAGATATGCAAGGGTACAAAGCCGGTTCGTATAGCATCAACCCAATGACTGGAATGCCTTCACCATCGGGAATCGATCACACTAATCCAGCGTTTCGGCCCCCATTTGCTGGTGCATTTAGTCATCACCATGCCGCTATGTTGGCCGCTGCTTATCCTGGAGCAGCCGCGGCAGCAGCAGCTGCTGGAGCTAATCCATACCTCAGTTACACTCGTGTCAAAACTCCATCAGGTGGTGAAACGCTAGTTCCAATTTGCAAAGATCCATATTGCACCGGATGCCAGTTCTCAGCTCATAACCACCAGATGATGATGGGTGGACAGTGTCCGGCGGGATGTACTCAGTGTGATCACCAAAAATATAGCTTGGCCATGGCAATGGGTACTTTGCCACCAGGATATCCGTACCCACCGGCGGCGACGCAACCTGGTCGTCCGTATATGTGCAACTGGGTTGTCGGAGATTCGTATTGTGGCAAACGGTTCAACACCACTGATGAACTTTTGTCACATTTACGTACGCACACAGCAAACTTATCCGATCCAGCGGCCCTGGCCCTCCAACAACAGTTGATGCCACTGAGTGGTATATTTCCACCTTCATCTTTACATCGAGGCTACCCAAACCCTCCACTAAGTCCGCTTTCTGCAGCCAGATATCATCCTTACGTCAAGCCCGGAACGCTTCCGGCTGGTCTACCTGGTTCCCCGTATGGAGCAGCATTTAATCCGGCCGCTTTCGGACAGTACTACTCTCCATATGCTGCGGCCCTCTATAGCCAGCGAATGGGAGCTGCTGTTCATCAGTAA